In Gemmatimonadaceae bacterium, the following proteins share a genomic window:
- a CDS encoding histidine phosphatase family protein, with the protein MHLLIIRHAIAEDRDSFASSGKSDDVRPLTDEGRAKMKLGAEGIRALVPDISLLAASPLTRAQETADIVGKEYGLEIGATTDALRPRAAFPDFVTWLAEQGHQDVVAVVGHEPHLSALATWLICGDKQSRLELKKGGACLIAFAGAPKKGGGTLEWALHPSHLRAIAKQG; encoded by the coding sequence ATGCACTTGCTGATCATTCGACATGCGATCGCCGAGGATCGCGACTCGTTCGCCAGCTCCGGCAAATCGGACGACGTCAGACCGCTCACCGACGAAGGCCGCGCGAAGATGAAGCTCGGCGCGGAAGGAATTCGCGCGCTCGTGCCCGACATTTCTTTGCTGGCAGCGAGCCCTTTGACTCGCGCGCAGGAGACGGCCGACATCGTGGGCAAGGAGTACGGACTCGAAATCGGCGCGACGACGGACGCGCTTCGGCCGAGAGCGGCCTTCCCCGATTTCGTCACCTGGCTCGCGGAGCAGGGGCACCAAGACGTCGTGGCGGTCGTCGGACACGAGCCGCATCTGAGCGCGTTGGCGACCTGGTTGATCTGCGGCGACAAGCAGTCGCGACTCGAATTGAAGAAGGGCGGTGCGTGCCTCATCGCCTTCGCCGGCGCGCCGAAGAAGGGCGGCGGCACGCTCGAGTGGGCGCTTCATCCGAGTCATCTGCGAGCGATCGCCAAACAAGGTTAA
- a CDS encoding beta-N-acetylhexosaminidase, which translates to MRTAGIPLALLLALLLALLLAGAAPAVLAAQTATDVSIIPRPASVSLGRGTFQLTARTALWTDRDDSAVARRFVRDIAPATGFDLRVGVGGSKTGNRIVFAHTARDTSLGREGYRLAVTPSVITITSAAPAGAFYATQSLRQLLPPEIFRDAPIAGVKWTIPAVTIVDRPRFAWRGMHLDVSRHFMPKEFVKKYIDLLALHRMNSFHWHLTDDQGWRIEIKKYPRLTSVGAWRSQTLVGKAQRDSTLDVYDHKPHGGFYTQDDVREIVEYARERFVRIVPEIEMPGHSQAAIAAYPSLGNFGDSVPVWNRWGVTPHILNPSDTTIAFMQDVLTEVMGLFPGDFIHIGGDEAIKPEWKASPRAQAKIKALGIAPDDPNNPRDFRAENELQSWFTTQMDHFLTAHGRRLVGWDEILEGGLAPNAVVMSWRGIAGGLAAARAGHDVIMTPGDYTYFDHYQSRSQATEPLAIGGFLPLDSVYAYEPIPAELEPQFTSHILGAQGQVWTEYIEGPKNVEYMALPREAALAEVLWSPKSRRDFADFSARLPAELARLQSLDVNYRPPTKP; encoded by the coding sequence ATGAGAACAGCCGGAATTCCTCTCGCGCTGCTCCTCGCGCTGCTCCTCGCGCTGCTCCTCGCTGGCGCGGCGCCCGCCGTTCTCGCGGCGCAGACCGCCACCGATGTCTCGATCATTCCTCGTCCGGCATCCGTCTCTCTGGGGCGAGGGACGTTTCAGCTGACCGCACGCACCGCGCTGTGGACCGACCGCGACGACAGCGCCGTCGCTCGCCGGTTCGTGCGCGACATCGCGCCCGCCACCGGCTTCGACCTGCGTGTCGGCGTCGGCGGATCGAAGACGGGAAATCGGATCGTCTTTGCCCACACCGCGCGCGACACGAGCTTGGGACGAGAGGGCTACCGGCTCGCCGTGACGCCGAGCGTGATCACGATCACCTCCGCCGCTCCCGCGGGCGCCTTCTACGCGACGCAATCCCTCCGGCAGCTTCTCCCGCCTGAAATCTTCCGCGACGCGCCGATCGCCGGCGTGAAATGGACGATCCCCGCCGTCACGATCGTCGATCGCCCGAGATTCGCCTGGCGCGGCATGCACCTCGACGTCTCACGCCACTTCATGCCGAAGGAGTTCGTGAAGAAGTACATCGACCTGCTGGCGCTGCACAGAATGAACTCGTTTCACTGGCACCTCACCGACGACCAGGGGTGGCGCATCGAGATCAAGAAGTATCCGCGCCTCACGTCGGTCGGTGCGTGGCGGTCGCAGACCCTCGTCGGTAAGGCGCAGCGCGATTCGACGCTCGACGTCTACGACCACAAGCCGCACGGCGGCTTCTACACGCAGGATGACGTGCGAGAGATCGTGGAGTACGCGCGCGAACGATTCGTTCGAATCGTGCCCGAGATCGAGATGCCCGGACACTCACAAGCCGCGATCGCGGCATATCCGAGCCTGGGCAACTTCGGCGACTCTGTTCCGGTTTGGAATCGTTGGGGAGTCACGCCGCACATCCTGAATCCGTCCGACACGACCATCGCGTTCATGCAGGACGTGCTCACCGAAGTCATGGGACTCTTTCCGGGCGACTTCATTCACATCGGCGGCGATGAAGCCATCAAGCCGGAGTGGAAGGCCAGCCCGCGCGCGCAAGCGAAGATCAAGGCGCTCGGCATCGCCCCCGATGATCCCAACAACCCGCGGGATTTCCGCGCCGAAAACGAGTTGCAGAGTTGGTTCACAACGCAGATGGATCACTTTCTCACCGCGCACGGGCGCCGGCTCGTCGGATGGGACGAGATCCTCGAAGGAGGACTCGCGCCGAACGCCGTCGTGATGTCGTGGCGCGGAATCGCCGGCGGCCTCGCCGCCGCGCGCGCGGGCCACGACGTGATCATGACTCCGGGCGACTACACGTACTTCGACCACTATCAGTCGCGCAGCCAGGCCACGGAGCCGCTGGCCATCGGCGGATTCCTACCGCTCGATTCCGTCTACGCCTACGAACCGATTCCCGCCGAGCTCGAGCCGCAGTTCACCTCACACATCCTCGGCGCGCAGGGACAGGTCTGGACCGAGTACATCGAAGGTCCGAAAAACGTCGAGTACATGGCGTTGCCGCGCGAGGCGGCGCTCGCCGAGGTGCTCTGGTCGCCGAAGTCGCGTCGTGACTTTGCCGATTTTTCGGCGCGGCTTCCCGCGGAGCTCGCGCGTCTGCAATCGCTCGACGTGAATTACCGGCCGCCGACGAAACCTTAA
- a CDS encoding sugar phosphate isomerase/epimerase → MFAMSQLCSDEDMENRRSFLATLGVAALSVSARRALGEGIERLADFPGAPATPKKLARVGMELYTVRSNVSADMAGTLAALAKIGYKEVEFAGYYNHAASEIRDILKANGLTAPSAHVGIEAIETGGAQTFADAKVIGHEFITVASLPRGPKTTADDWKQVAARFNKAGEACKSAGFRFAFHNHNDIVKKTGDVLPIEILMKETDPALVSYEMDIYWAVNGGADPLQLLAAYPGRFSMFHAKDSMGPPDHKMADVGAGVIDFKTIFAKGKGVEHYFVEHDNPPDPMASAAASYKYLSNLEF, encoded by the coding sequence ATGTTTGCGATGTCACAACTCTGCTCCGACGAGGACATGGAGAATCGAAGAAGCTTTCTCGCGACGCTCGGCGTCGCGGCGCTGAGTGTGTCGGCGCGACGCGCACTAGGAGAGGGGATCGAGCGGCTCGCGGATTTCCCCGGGGCCCCCGCGACGCCGAAGAAGCTGGCCCGTGTCGGGATGGAGCTGTACACGGTTCGGAGCAATGTGTCCGCCGACATGGCCGGCACGCTCGCCGCCCTGGCCAAGATCGGCTACAAGGAGGTCGAGTTCGCGGGCTACTACAACCACGCCGCGAGCGAAATCCGCGACATACTGAAGGCGAACGGCCTGACCGCGCCGTCCGCGCACGTCGGTATCGAAGCGATCGAGACCGGCGGCGCGCAGACGTTCGCCGACGCCAAAGTCATCGGGCACGAGTTCATCACGGTGGCGTCGCTGCCGCGCGGACCCAAGACGACGGCCGACGACTGGAAGCAGGTCGCGGCGCGATTCAACAAGGCCGGCGAGGCATGCAAGTCCGCCGGGTTCCGCTTCGCGTTTCACAACCACAACGACATCGTAAAAAAGACCGGCGACGTGCTGCCGATCGAGATCCTGATGAAGGAGACCGATCCGGCGCTCGTGTCGTACGAGATGGACATCTATTGGGCAGTGAACGGCGGCGCCGACCCGCTCCAACTTCTTGCCGCCTATCCCGGGCGGTTCTCGATGTTCCACGCGAAGGATTCGATGGGACCGCCCGACCACAAGATGGCGGACGTCGGCGCGGGCGTGATCGACTTCAAGACCATCTTCGCGAAGGGCAAGGGCGTCGAGCACTACTTCGTCGAGCACGACAATCCGCCCGACCCGATGGCGAGCGCCGCGGCCAGCTACAAGTATCTCTCGAATCTGGAATTCTAG
- a CDS encoding DUF885 domain-containing protein yields the protein MFEHRVPRLSPGTRAIAALQLAVLLIAPLGVPPLLAAKAPPGVRRPAATPADLRRIAAAYYDSVKVSYPVASSGQALHTWDDRLTDYRPEAIDARRAYVRRLLAQVRAIDTATWSRDDQVDWVLFRSQLEAAEFYNRVQDAEHADPQTYVNEISNGIFSLLTKDYAPARQRALAATARLRATPAMLRQGEANLTKPVSLYAKLAIDAARGGDELYTESLMTLAKDLSPSERSALVSSRDSAIAALHAYADWLAARAKSMPPWRAMGTANYEYMLHHIYLLPLNADQLTTIGQTELARYRSLEAMLPDPRLANPDPSRAPRIPTNQADFLKTYQAREKEVIDFINAKKLVTLPPYLGPFYIRQLPEAFKPTSPGGFMNAPGLYDKDPSGFYFIPTYDPKSKNFYIRAAIEDPRPLIVHEGLPGHFVQISISNHVSDEIRRQQGDGVFAEGWALYLEEVALHEGLIAQNTGGHGQVLRLSRYRAARVGVDANLHTGKWTFEQAVQYFMNEGGLDREAAEGEAAGAASQPTQKMTYIVGKLGFMRLLGRYRDAHPNDFRLGAFHDQVISYGTLPQSVVEWLMFNDPTAVKQATRQDTP from the coding sequence GTGTTCGAGCACCGCGTACCGCGTTTGAGCCCGGGCACGCGCGCGATCGCCGCGTTGCAGCTCGCCGTGCTGCTGATCGCTCCGCTCGGAGTGCCGCCGCTCCTCGCGGCGAAAGCGCCGCCCGGTGTTCGCCGACCAGCGGCGACGCCGGCGGATCTGCGGCGAATCGCGGCGGCATACTACGATTCCGTGAAGGTGAGCTATCCGGTGGCGTCGAGCGGCCAGGCACTGCACACGTGGGACGATCGTCTCACCGACTACCGGCCCGAAGCGATCGACGCACGGCGCGCGTACGTCCGGCGACTGCTCGCCCAAGTCCGCGCAATCGACACGGCGACGTGGAGCCGCGACGACCAAGTCGACTGGGTGCTGTTTCGGTCGCAGCTCGAGGCGGCGGAGTTCTACAACCGCGTGCAGGACGCCGAGCACGCCGATCCGCAGACGTACGTCAATGAAATCTCGAACGGAATCTTCTCGCTTCTGACGAAGGATTACGCGCCGGCCCGACAACGCGCGCTCGCGGCGACCGCGCGGCTTCGCGCGACGCCGGCGATGCTTCGTCAGGGCGAAGCGAATCTCACCAAGCCCGTCTCACTCTACGCCAAGCTGGCGATCGACGCCGCGCGCGGCGGAGACGAGCTGTACACCGAGAGTCTGATGACGTTGGCGAAGGATCTCTCGCCGTCAGAACGATCGGCGCTCGTTTCGTCGCGAGACTCCGCGATCGCCGCGCTCCACGCGTATGCCGATTGGCTCGCCGCGCGCGCGAAGTCGATGCCGCCCTGGCGCGCGATGGGAACGGCGAACTACGAGTACATGCTCCACCACATCTATCTGTTGCCGCTGAACGCCGACCAGCTCACGACGATCGGCCAGACGGAGCTTGCCCGGTATCGTTCGCTCGAAGCGATGCTCCCCGATCCGCGCCTCGCCAATCCGGATCCTTCCCGAGCGCCGCGCATCCCAACAAATCAAGCGGATTTTCTCAAAACGTACCAAGCGCGCGAGAAGGAAGTCATCGACTTCATCAACGCCAAAAAGCTGGTGACGTTGCCCCCGTATCTCGGGCCGTTCTACATACGCCAGCTGCCCGAGGCGTTCAAGCCGACGAGTCCGGGCGGTTTCATGAATGCGCCGGGCCTCTATGACAAGGATCCGTCGGGCTTCTACTTCATTCCGACGTACGATCCGAAGAGCAAGAACTTCTACATTCGAGCCGCGATCGAAGATCCGCGGCCGCTGATCGTCCACGAGGGTTTGCCCGGACACTTCGTCCAGATCAGCATCTCGAACCACGTCTCCGACGAGATCAGACGCCAACAGGGCGACGGCGTCTTCGCCGAGGGGTGGGCGCTCTATCTCGAGGAGGTCGCGCTCCACGAGGGTCTGATCGCGCAGAACACCGGCGGTCACGGCCAAGTGCTTCGTCTTTCGCGTTATCGCGCCGCGCGCGTGGGCGTCGACGCGAATTTGCACACCGGCAAATGGACCTTCGAGCAGGCCGTGCAGTATTTCATGAACGAAGGCGGCCTCGATCGCGAGGCGGCCGAGGGTGAAGCGGCGGGTGCCGCTTCGCAACCGACGCAGAAAATGACGTACATCGTCGGGAAGCTCGGCTTCATGCGATTGCTCGGCCGTTACCGCGACGCGCACCCGAATGATTTTCGGCTCGGCGCGTTCCACGATCAGGTCATTTCCTACGGAACGCTGCCACAGTCGGTAGTCGAGTGGCTGATGTTCAACGATCCCACCGCGGTGAAGCAGGCAACCAGACAGGATACTCCCTAG